The Polaribacter sp. KT25b genome contains the following window.
TTTTTGAAGGTGCAGACATTACTTGGACTACTTTTATCTTTAAAAATTTAATTCCGGCAACTTTAGGAAATATTGTTGGTGGCGCACTTTTTGTAGGATTACCTTATGGTTATTTATTTGGAAAAGAAAAATAAGAAATTAAGATCTAACAATTAAATTGAAGTATTAAATGATACTGTTTTAAGCATCACAGCTTAATTCAGTATCATTTTTAATTTATAAAGATATAGTTCTTTAAATGTAAAATTATATCAAATTGTTTAATTTTAAACATCAGAAAAATTTATGCTAAAATTTTAAACTTTAGTTGATTTATAATAGTTTACCTGATTTATTTCACCCTTTTTTTTAGCATCTTTGCAGCATAATTAAGAACAAATATTCTTTTGAGAATTTCTTAAAAGACAAGTAAAATATATTTCCTAAAAAAGGAATCTAAAACCAAAAAAGATGAAAATAGCTGTAGTTGGCGCAACTGGAATGGTTGGCACAGTAATGTTAAAAGTATTAGAAGAACGCAATTTACCTATAACAGAATTTATTCCTGTTGCATCAGAAAGATCTGCTGGAAAAAAACTATCATATAAAGGAAAAGAATACACCATTGTAACCTTAGCTGATGCTGTAAAAATGAAACCAGATGTGGCTTTATTTTCTGCTGGTGGAGATACATCTTTAGAATGGGCTCCAAAATTTGCTGAAGTTGGTACTACTGTTATTGATAATTCTTCTGCTTGGAGAATGGATCCAACCAAAAAATTGGTTGTTCCAGAAATTAATGGTGATGTTTTAACTGCGGATGATAAAATTATTGCAAATCCAAATTGTTCAACAATTCAATTAGTGATGGCTTTATCGCCTTTGCATTTAAAATATAAAATGAAACGTGTTGTTATTTCTACCTATCAATCTGTTTCAGGAACTGGTGTAAAAGCAGTTCAGCAATTAGATAATGAAGAAGCTGGTATTGAAGGCGAAATGGCATATCCACATAAAATAGGTAGAAATGCATTGCCTCATTGTGATGTTTTCTTAGAAAATGGATACACAAAAGAGGAAATGAAATTAGTAAAAGAACCTAAGAAAATTTTACGTGACGATTCTTTTTCTGTAACCGCAACTGCTGTTAGAATTCCTACTGCAGGCGGGCATTCTGAAGCTGTAAATATTCAGTTCGAAAATGATTTTGATTTAGCTGATGTTCGTAAATTATTAAGTGAAACTCCTGGAATAATTGTTGAAGATGATTTAGCAAACAACATTTATCCGATGCCAATAAATGCGCATGATAAAGATGAAGTTTTTGTTGGTAGAATTAGAAGAGACGAATCTCAAGAAAATACCTTAAATTTGTGGATAGTTGCCGATAACTTACGTAAAGGTGCTGCAACAAATACAATTCAAATTGCCGAATATTTAATAGCAAATAATTTGGTGTAAAATACAAGTTATGTCAACATTTCATAAAGTAACCATACAAGAAGTAAAACAAGAAACCGCAAATGCGGTTTCTGTTTTGTTTAAAATACCTCCACATTTAAAATCAGAATTTAATTTTACTGCGGGGCAATACATTACACTTCAAAAAGAAATTAAAGGAGAAGAAATAAGAAGAGCGTATTCTATTTGCTCAACTCCAAAAAGCGATGAAATTAGAGTTGCAATAAAAGCAGTTGAAGACGGAATATTTTCTATCTACGCAACTACCCATTTAAAAGCTGGTGATGAAATTGAAATTTCTGTTCCAGAAGGTAGATTTTTATTGAATCCAGAAGCGAACAAAAACTATATTGCTTTTGCTGCTGGTTCTGGAATTACGCCAATTTTATCTATGGTAAAAACAGTTTTAGAAACTGAACCAACATCAAACTTTACATTGGTTTATGGTAACAAATCTGTTGCTGATACTATTTTTTATACTGAATTAAATGCATTAAAAGAATCTTTTTCTAGTAGGTTTAAACTGCATTATATTTTTAGTAGAGAAAATGTAAAAAACGATTTAAGAGGTAGAATTGACGGCAACGTTACTAACTATTTTGTAAAGAATATGTACAAAGAAACTACTTTTGACGCTGCATTTTTATGCGGTCCAGAAGAAATGATTCTTGATGTTTCTAAAACACTTAAAAGTAACAAAATTGCTGAGGAAAATATTCATTTTGAATTATTTTCAACCTCTGTAGATGAAGAAGCTATCTCTGAAATTAAAGAAGGAACTACTCAAGTAAAAGTTCTTTTAGACGATGAAGAAACGACATTTATAATGCAACAAACAGATAATATTTTGGCTGCTAGTTTGCGTAATGATTTAGATGCCCCTTACTCTTGTCAAGGTGGCGTTTGTAGTTCTTGTTTAGCTAAAGTTACAGAAGGAAAAGCTGTGATGGTTAAAAACTCTATTTTAACAGATAGTGAAGTTGAAGAAGGATTAGTTTTAACTTGCCAGGCATATCCAACAACATCAAAAATAACGATTGATTTTGATGATGTTTAAAAGCTTCTAAATTACTAATTTCATTAACTGTTTGATAATGTTTATATAACGATTAAAATACAGTTTTTTAAAAAATATTCTTAGTTGAAAGGGTGGTTTTTCCGCCCTTTTTTTTATCCTTCAATTAAAAAATAGTATTTTTAGGCAATGGATATTTACGATTTTAAGAATGCTATTCTTATAGGATTTTTCATGGCTTTTATGATTGGCCCAGTTTTTTTTATGCTGATACAAACCAGTATTTTAAAAGGCGCAAGAGCAGCAATTGTTTTTGATTTAGGTGTTATTTTAGGTGATATTTCTTTTATTTTAATTGCTTATTATGGCAGTAGATCTTTGTTAGAAAAAATTAAAGACGATCCTCGTTTATTTTTTATTGGTGGTTTAGTGTTGATTATTTATGGTGTAATTACCTATCTTGATAAAGAGAATAAAAAAGAAAATCTAAAATCAACAAAATCTATAGAAATACCAATTGTTAAAAATAACTACTTAAAATTATTTTTAAAAGGATACTTTTTAAACTTTATAAATATTGGTGTTTTAGCTTTTTGGCTAGGAACAGTTTTAGTAATTGGTCCAACTTTAAACATGGATCAAAATGCTATATTTACTTATTTTGCAGTAATTATTTTAGCGTATTTTGTTACAGATTTAGGTAAAATATTTTTAGCAAAACAGCTAAAAGATAAAATGACACCCACTTTAACCTACAGAATAAAAAGAATTATGGGCGTTATTTTAATTATTTGTGGTGTGTTTTTAATCTTAAAAGGATTTATCCCAAATGATAAAATTGATGAATTTATTCATTAAAAAAACCTTTCAAATTTTAACATCTGAAAGGTCTTAAATCAATTTAAAATTGTATTTATTTTACTTCAAAAACATTGTTTTCATCATTAATATCAGCCATTAATTTAGAGGCATCAATCTCAACAGATTTAACTTTTTTTGCAGCTTTAAAAGTATAAGTTGGATACGCCCAACCCCAATCTTTAAGAATTGTAGCTGTTGTTGGCTTATTACCTCTCATCATTTCTAAAGGAATATTATAGCTCTGTTTTGTACCATCAGTATAAATTACTTCTATATCAATTGGCATTGGCATTTGACCAATTCTTTCTAAGGTAATTTCATTTCCTTCAACAGATTTTACTCCATAATCTATAGTATGCGTAGTTTCTGTCCATTCATTTAAATACCAACCTAAATCAATACCAGAAACTTTTTCCATAGTACGCTTTATATCATTTGGTGTTGGATGTTTAAAACTAAAATTAGTAAAATACTGTTTTAATCCTTTTGCAACATTTTCCTTACCAATAACATATTCTAATTGCGATAAGAAAATATTTCCTTTACTATAACTTGCAATACTGTAGGCAGTATTTGTATTATACCTGTCTGCATGTGTAGTAAGTGGCTCTTCTAAGTTATTATTTACTACATAATTATAACCTCTATAAGAACCTGAATGTGGGTTTTCTTTACCTGATTCTAGAATTTCATTTGATGCTTTATTAGAAATATAAGTTGTAAAACCTTCATCCATCCAGGGATGTAAACTTTCATTGGAAGCTAATAAAAACTGAAACCACGTGTGCGCCATTTCATGAGCTGTAACACCAAATAAACTTCCAAAACCTCTTTGACCTGTAATTAAAGTAGCCATTGCATATTCCATACCACCATCACCACCTTGAATTACAGAGTATTGTTTGTATGGATATTGCCCAACATGTTTGCTATAATAATCCATTAACTCAGCCG
Protein-coding sequences here:
- a CDS encoding aspartate-semialdehyde dehydrogenase, translated to MKIAVVGATGMVGTVMLKVLEERNLPITEFIPVASERSAGKKLSYKGKEYTIVTLADAVKMKPDVALFSAGGDTSLEWAPKFAEVGTTVIDNSSAWRMDPTKKLVVPEINGDVLTADDKIIANPNCSTIQLVMALSPLHLKYKMKRVVISTYQSVSGTGVKAVQQLDNEEAGIEGEMAYPHKIGRNALPHCDVFLENGYTKEEMKLVKEPKKILRDDSFSVTATAVRIPTAGGHSEAVNIQFENDFDLADVRKLLSETPGIIVEDDLANNIYPMPINAHDKDEVFVGRIRRDESQENTLNLWIVADNLRKGAATNTIQIAEYLIANNLV
- a CDS encoding ferredoxin--NADP reductase, coding for MSTFHKVTIQEVKQETANAVSVLFKIPPHLKSEFNFTAGQYITLQKEIKGEEIRRAYSICSTPKSDEIRVAIKAVEDGIFSIYATTHLKAGDEIEISVPEGRFLLNPEANKNYIAFAAGSGITPILSMVKTVLETEPTSNFTLVYGNKSVADTIFYTELNALKESFSSRFKLHYIFSRENVKNDLRGRIDGNVTNYFVKNMYKETTFDAAFLCGPEEMILDVSKTLKSNKIAEENIHFELFSTSVDEEAISEIKEGTTQVKVLLDDEETTFIMQQTDNILAASLRNDLDAPYSCQGGVCSSCLAKVTEGKAVMVKNSILTDSEVEEGLVLTCQAYPTTSKITIDFDDV
- a CDS encoding LysE family translocator, producing the protein MDIYDFKNAILIGFFMAFMIGPVFFMLIQTSILKGARAAIVFDLGVILGDISFILIAYYGSRSLLEKIKDDPRLFFIGGLVLIIYGVITYLDKENKKENLKSTKSIEIPIVKNNYLKLFLKGYFLNFINIGVLAFWLGTVLVIGPTLNMDQNAIFTYFAVIILAYFVTDLGKIFLAKQLKDKMTPTLTYRIKRIMGVILIICGVFLILKGFIPNDKIDEFIH